From the genome of Nicotiana tabacum cultivar K326 chromosome 2, ASM71507v2, whole genome shotgun sequence:
GAGATAGTTTaggtttttgaatttgaatatttATTCTCCAGATTTTATGCAGATTCTGTTTTTAAATTAGCTATTTAAAGCCCTCTTGGTTTGTAAAATTTATGAAAGACTTTTAATCCTTTTGCTGCCCATCTTTTAAAAAAACCAACAGTGGTATCAAGAGTTTCATTGGTTTTACGGGATCTGTGAGTTCTTCCAAAGAAccattttcaaattatttttaaccTATATCAATTTTTAAACCCATTTTCAAACATGACAAGGAGCAATCTCTCATTGAATGCCCCACAAACTTTCACTGGCGAAAATTATCAGATTTGGTCAGTGAAAATAAAATCGTATCTTGAAACCTATGTTGTTATAGAAGAAAGATCTTTACAACCACTCCCCGCAAATCTTATCATTACCCAAATTAAAACTCCTTTAGAAGAACCTTCAGACAAGACAAAGTTGTTGAGATTGTTTTTTATGCGCaaaaccaaaaagaagaaaaaaggaaagaacaagTCATATTGCAGATGGATgcaagttcaaaaacacttgaaAGAATGCACAAGCACAAATTGCCAAAGCAAATATTGAGGAGGATCAACCTATTGCAGCAACAAAAGCAAGGAGGAGTGTTGAATTTTGCATTTGTTACTACTAATATTTGATTTACCAGAATAATAAGTAGTTTAGTCGAAGGAGGAGTCtttgtttaaatttaaatttaataggaTAAGTTAGTTGAGATAGTTTaggtttttgaatttgaatatttATTCTCCAGATTTTCTGTAGATTCTGTttttaaattggctatttaaagccCTCTTGGTTTATAAAATTTATGAGAGACTTTTTTAATCAATACTTTTAATCCTTTTGCTGCCCTCATCTTTTAAAAAAAACGAACACTattcattgacctagagaaagcatatgaTAGAGTACCACGAAAGGTCTTTTAGTGGGTGATGGAGAAGAAATGAATGCATATTAAATGTATAAATACCCTAAAGGACACGTATGAAGGAGCCGTCACTAGCTTGAGAACAATAGTAGTAGATACAAAAGAGTTTCCCATAACAGTTCTACACCAAGGATGAACACTGAGCCCCTACTTGTTTATCCTAGATGTTAACTTTTGTCCATTTACACAATTTTGCGGTTTTCTTGTCACTCTCCTTTTTATTCTACCCACTTTTTTTGTCGattatgttttctttttttaatgCTAACAACTTATAAGGTTTTGCGTATTTTGTTCTTGAGACCTATAGTTTGTTTAAGATATTCATGATATTCAAGTATCGTCAGTTGATTAAGCTATCTTGTAGGTATACCATGGTCCCAGCTTCTTTGTACCTCGGTTTTGCTGCTTCTATAATATGGGTTGGGCAGGTATGACTTCCTTTTAGGAGTTGGATTTTGTTTTGGCTTCAGCGATAGCCTTAATCTTGTTCTTTGTGGTTAGGGTACGTATCTTACTTCCACAGCGCGCAGTCATGCAAATGATCATGTCTTAAACGAAGCTGTTATAATTGGTAAATTTAACGGTGAATTCTGGGGAATATTTGCAAGTCATCAGGTACTTTGTATGAGCTTCGCAAGTAAGTTTTCTTGATATATTTTCCACTCACATGATAGTTCCATGAACGCAACAACTTTTTCTCTTGATTTGCAGTTTGTCGGAAATCTTATCACTCTAGCTTTGATGAGAGACAGAGAAGTAAGGATCTCCTCAGATTAAGTGCTCAACTGCTCATCCTTGTTTGTTTTTCATTACGATTTGTTAGTTTTGTGTTGCTACAGGGAGGAAGCACTAGTGGCACAACGGCACTTTTCTTAGTTTTTATTGGTACCATAACTCTCGGTGCCGTTCTTATGTGCTTCTTAAGTAAGAGAACTGGTAAAGAGGAGACAGGACTACAAGACTCGTCTGCTAGTTTCTTTTCTTCTGTGGTAACTTTGTTCAAGTCTATCGTCACCCTTTTACAAGACATAAGAATGCTCTTGGTCATCCCTCTTATTGCGTATTCAGGCTTACAGCAAGCATTCGTATGGTAAAGAATACTTCTTATAGATCATTGGAGTAGAATTTGCAGCATCTTATGCTGTTCCATTATTTTAATTGACAACGTGTTTCAGGGCTGAATTCACAAAGTACATTGTTGTGCCTACAATGGGTGAGAGTGGTGTTGGTGGTGTAATGGCTGTTTATGGGGTTTTTGATGCAATTGTAAGTATGCAAATGCACTAACGAACTAATTCAATCTTTAGTCACAGGTTCACTTGAACAGGGTGTTGTTTGACTGTGTTCTTTGAGCAAACTAATTCAATTTTCTGCTGTTGTGGTGTGTTCTTTAGTCTTACGAAGCAATTAGAGCTGTAAATTTGTCCTTTTCAGATTCTCTTTAGTTGCGTCCCTAGTCTGTTGGTGAgccttttatttataaattttattcttttggttcttttcttttttgcttcattttatttttaaaattgaagATCTGCAATAGGAAACATCTTAATTGAATGCTAAGGTAGTTGTAgtaatgaaaaaaatatatatattgtggCCCGAGGGAGTAATTGTAATCTCATGGGATAGAAGTGTATTGGCAGTGCGAATTGAGCACTAACCTAAGTAACCGATCATCCATAAAATTTTCATTGTAGACCGACAAATGCTGAATTTGCAATGTTCGCTTATTACTTGAATTTTTCTTACTGTGTCTGGAACAAAATTTATTCATATTTATGTGAAAGATTAATTTTAAACATTAGACAAGGAAAAAAAGGACCTGATCCATTGTAATGACATATATACTATCGTTGGATGGACATTGTTTCAGTGTTCTCTAGTGGCTGGCCATTTTACCTTTGGTCTCTCATCTATCTCGATAATTGTCTCGGGTGGAGCTTTAGTTCAGGCTTCTGTATTGGCATGGATTCTACTGAGTCACAGGTTCGCTTCGTGTAATGTTCCCTTGCTACTTTTTGGAATAAGTTGATATTGGTACGTAAAATCGTATTGTTTCTCCTCTATTGTAGTGTGACTGGTGGAGTTCTAGGCATACTATATCCGCTTCTCGTTGCAGCCTTGTGGGGCATAGGTGATGGAGTCCTGAATACCCAGCTAAGCGCATTGCTCGGGATACTCTTCAAGGATGATCTGGTACTAATTTACCaacttatttttatcattttgacaTCTCTTGGTATGTAGTTCATGGAAATCTCCTTAAAATACATATAGAAACATACTGCTAGTAATGGAAGTGAATTCTTAAACATCGAACACATGTTTCAATAATGTGTTCACCCTAATTTTATTTGAGGTTTGCCCAAATAAAGTGGTATAAACATCATCTTTATTCAAGATTTATGTTAATcatgttctgatttttatttagACGATTATTATTCCTTTATGTTACTTAAAATTGTGGCTACTTTTCACTGGATGATTGTTTTACATCAAATATCAAATCATTTTGTGCTAAACAGGAAGGAGCATTTGCCCAGCTTAAGCTTTGGCAGAGCTTTGCAATTGCCGTAGTCTTTTTTCTCGCCCCCCACATTTCGTTGCAGACGATGCTAGTGATTATGTTCGTCGCCCTTTGCTTATCCGTGGCTGGTTTTCTTTTCTTGACTCTGAAGGTAGAAAAAGCATTCTCGTATCGAGCTGTCTAAGGCGACGCCAATGGGACATTTAGTGTTGTATCAGCTATGCTATCATCTTGTTCTGCAGTGTTGATAATCCATCTTGTAGCAATATTTGAACCTGCTTGCTGCAGTGTGTTCTATTCAACTGAGTTCTCCAGAAATCCAGTTCACATTATCAATCTTATGTTTGCTTATATATGTTCTTTCCATGCTATTGTTTTGTTGAAGGGAACACATATTTAATAAACGATCAAGCCAAAACAGAGTTACATGAGGGAAACATCCTTGTTCTCTAAATGAGAAGCATCAAAACATAGAATAGAAGCTAAACACGATGGATAGAAATCCCAAATAACACGAGTTGCATACGATAAAGCTACCCGAGATGTTATTCTTGAAGTCCCTTGTCTCAGTTGTTTAGAATAGGCAAGATAATATAATATTGTATTGGACTAAAAAGGCCCAAATTTCAGTGGATATAGAAAGTTTATATAGTAATTCAAATTAGATTGGAGAGGCGTAGTAGTTGTTGAATTTTGAATGCTTATGGTTCGTGACTTTCTAGTTTCTATAGCTAGAGTGCAGGCAACCAAAAGTTGAAATTGTTTTTGTCAAGTCGAGCTATAACATTAAGTTGaaagggagccttggagcaacggtaaaattTTCTGTGTGTAACCTataggtcacaggttcgagccgtggaattaGCAATTATGCTCGCGCATCGGAGTGGctacctacattacaacctttaGGATACGGTCCTTCCCCAAATCTTGTGTGAATGTGAATACTTTGTGCACCGGGATGCTTTTTGCCCTATAACATCTGGTCTGTAAATATTTCTCCATTTCAAACTATGATAGCCTAAGGAACTTAACACATGGAaaacaataatattatattgtatTGGACGACTAAAAGGGCCCGAATTTCAGTGGATATAGAAAATTTATATAGTCATTCAAATTAGTTGGAGATTGAGGCGTAGTAGTTGTTGAATTTTGAATGCTTATGGTTCGTGACTTTCTAGTTTCTATAGCTAGAGTGCTGGCAACCAAAAGTTGAAATTGTTTTTGTCAAGTCGAACTATAACATAATAGGAGGGGAGTCTTAAAGCAATGGTAAAGTTGTCtctgtgacctataggtcacgggttcgaaccGTGGAATTAGCCATTGATGCTTGTATCATCGGGTGGCTGCCTACATTACACCCTTCAGGATGCGGTCCTTCCCCAAATCTTGTGTGAATGCGGATACTTTATGCATCGGGCTGCCTTTTGCCCTATAACATCTAGTCTAAGTGTAAATATTTCTCCATTTCAAACTATGATAGCCTAAGGAACTTAACACATGGAAAAAGATAAGTTCGAATAGGTTACTCTTAACTCATGATTCGCCACCTTTTTTTATGTTTATGTTACATTGGGTTAATGGCAGTACTGTTAAGATTATCATAGTTATCATGATTAAGATTATGGTTAGCATTATTCTTATCATTGTCATTATCATAATCATCCCATTATCTCCGTtatctttatttcattattttcatcttttttcgTGTAACAAAAAAGAGAATATTTTTTGGACAAAGTCTATTCAGAGATGAGAATGGGTGCACTAACTGGTTCAAACTATTTATAGTtaacaattttagaaaaatattttattaagttCATCATCTTCATTGTCTGTAAAAAGTAATGGATACAACTCATCAAcctaaaattgaaaaatacaacaCCTAAAATTGAAGGTCAAGTGTCCAACATAAAATATTAGCACCTAAATTTAAGGTAGTCAAAAGTGTATTATCATGTTGAGCACTTAAAACGAATCCTCCgaatatttatgctaaaatatcatatttttctCACCAACCCCATACCAAAATCTCTAATAATAATAGTGCCACGTCCACTTTGTCTACCAAAATAACCGTTCCTTTTAGTTGCAACCCCTTTTCTATCTCACCAAACTACCTAAAGATTAGCTTCATCTTTTTATATGGAGGAGTTAGTCAACAAATTATCTATCCATTATAATTACAATTTAACTTATATACTGTAATAAAATTTTACACTATCagtatatattttattatattgtaatAGATGATCAGTAAAAGCAGTTTctaacattgaacccattatattttaaaaattatgagtttatatctattatttttgtaattttaatatttttacataTAACTCGAAAGTTGCATCCCCTAGTGATCAGCCTAATTTTTTCAGGTTATTAATATCACTTTTTACGAACATTTATATGTAGTTACTTTTTAGGTGATTTATAGTGCAAAATTCTTTTACACGGTCAAAACATATAAGCTAAACTCTAACAACTAAATTACTTGAAACCATGTTGTATGCTACATTATGAAAGTAGTTAAGATTAGGTCCATCTTTCCCATAACAACCAACATCCTTATTATACTTATGTTTGACCAATAAACATGTAACCCCATTATATTCATATTCTTGTTATGTTCCAAACACAATTTTTTTCTAGTAAAACAtgagcttcattttcttgaacTCAATTTATCAAAGGCTCTCATTGAGGCTACCATTGTTATTCTATGCTGCAACATGGACAACCCTTTTAACAATAATAGTAGCAGTGGCTTCTTTTTCGCCGGAATTAGCCTTCGTTTCGGCGATAACGCCGTCGTCTTCCTTCTCTCAGGCTTGTCATGATAGAGGATCTGTGAGAATTCCATTGGATCTTCCATTAGAGGTTTTTTGTTTCCCTACTGAGGTTTTTCAGAGGTCTAAAATGGATTTGCTTGTTCCTCCTATTTTTGCTGCTACTATTGTGGCTGTCTCGGCTTATGTAGTTAAAGCTTTGGCTTTGTGGGAGGTTGATggtgaaaataatcaattttgaTCTTTAAATCCGAGACTTGTGTTGGTAGGAGGTAGCAGATATCACGTGGAATTAGTTACACACAAAATGAGTCGAATACCATGATTATTCCAAAAATTAAtcagttttttttttcactttgttAGTTTTGTACTTTTGTGTATTGGTTGGAGATTTCTTCACATTTTATTATTGATTCTTGGAATAATATTCGGTCTCTAATTTCTttggaagaagaagctttttcttgtTGGTGTAGTGATTTATGTTTGCGGATGAGTAAAGATTTGCAGAGTAGAGccagaatttaaaatttatgaattCGTGATTTTAATTTGTTTAAGTTACTGAAtactaaataaataatttatacatgaattttttaaaacaaatatgtgatttgaattgaaactaATGGGTTCGGCCGAGCGCGTATCCCTCGTGCTATCTCCGCCCCGAAGATTTGTGTTGAGTCTCGACATTTTCATGCATGATAAGTTCATGTTTACATCATTAATTTGTTACTTTTACCCATTGCAGGTTGATCATAGTCATGCGAGTTGCTTCTTGAAATAAATATACTCTGTCTTTAATGAAAATTGAgtttcataaaaattatattttaatatttttggtattacgatgaaaaatatatttatacgaTTACGGCGTTACTTAAAACGTAATTAGGCCATAATGTTTACAATAACTGTATCGTATTAGAAAGATATTCTATTTATAAAGGCAACACAAAGTTAGGCTGCTCAATTTGTTAATGTTGCTTTAAAAGTCTAAAAGATGTGATGTATAACTTGGTGCCGCTATAACAATTTAaattctgttataaaataaagacagtagagtaaagacaagtatagagataagttgatatattattcaacttcaaatttatGTACTtcatccgttcacttttacttgtccactattgaCTTTGTATaccccttaaaaaataataaatgaagtgcataatttaccatgacacccatattaattgatgcatatttttaatggatttgagaaaataatttgaaatgagtaaatAATATTGTGCGTATAACAGGAAAAAAGAAATTGTCTGCTCTTGATATgctaaaagtgacaagtaaaagtgaaaatctatttttagaatactggacaagtaaaagtgaacggagagagtacataatgaactgaaaactcatctatttatagaagaaaggaagcagctgcaaggcttttcaggaagcagctgcaaagcttttcaggaagcagctacgaggcttttcttgagctacattgtaagttgtctgcatgagttgcttgcaacctcaAAAtcgctgcaaatcatttcattgagttgctcgcAACCTGTCTGCAATAGTTGTTGgtagataaacttcaatagagtaccaaacggataatcttcttcaggaagattatctatagcggagtaataaatagacatccataatataattatttttataacactcccccttggatgttcattaaaagatatcgtgcctcgttaaaaccttactaggaaaaacttaGTGGGAAAAAtactagtgaaggaaaaagagtacacatatttagtaatacgcatttctagctgtctcattaaaaaccttacaagaaaaatccatgggaaaaaccttagtaagggcaAAAGAATACATTGCGTATTTTACTCTTCcggatgaaaaccttgtttcaaatatttgagtctccgcattccaatcttgtataccatcttctcaaaagttgaagttggcaaagattatGAACAAATCTGTTgaattgtcacttgaacggatttgttgcataTCTATGTCACCATTTTCTGAAGATCATatatgtagaataattttggtaaaatgtgtttcgttctatctccttttataaattctCTCTTTAATTACGCTATGCATGCAATGTGGATCTTTTAtcattccaaaccatatttttcttgaataaaatgaatcactgatctcaaccatatgtattccctacttgcttcatgaatagttaTTATCTCAACacgatttgaagaagtagcaacaatagattgatTTGTGGAGCGTCATGATATGAcaatacctccacatgtaaacacgtactcAATTTTAGATCGAACTTTATTGGGATCAGATAAATAatatgcatctgcataaccaacaagatctgcactacctttgttagcataaaataaactcatatcaagagttccctttaaatattgCAAAACATGCTTAATCTCATTCCAATGTCTCTGTGTatgagaagagctatatcttgctagtaaattaatagaaaatgctatgtcaggccttgtaacTAGGGGTGTACGCGGACCGGGTTggttcagtttttatcaaaaccaaaccaaaccaactatatcggtttggattggttcgattttgtcaggtttttca
Proteins encoded in this window:
- the LOC107810103 gene encoding UNC93-like protein 3, whose translation is MATDEETPLVVENPKNQNPIVNHERDVHILSCAFLLIFLAYGAAQNLESTINTEGNLGTTSLGILYLSFMFCSIFASLVVRKLGSKNALILGSTGYWLFVAANLMPNWYTMVPASLYLGFAASIIWVGQGTYLTSTARSHANDHVLNEAVIIGKFNGEFWGIFASHQFVGNLITLALMRDREGGSTSGTTALFLVFIGTITLGAVLMCFLSKRTGKEETGLQDSSASFFSSVVTLFKSIVTLLQDIRMLLVIPLIAYSGLQQAFVWAEFTKYIVVPTMGESGVGGVMAVYGVFDAICSLVAGHFTFGLSSISIIVSGGALVQASVLAWILLSHSVTGGVLGILYPLLVAALWGIGDGVLNTQLSALLGILFKDDLEGAFAQLKLWQSFAIAVVFFLAPHISLQTMLVIMFVALCLSVAGFLFLTLKVEKAFSYRAV
- the LOC107810102 gene encoding uncharacterized protein LOC107810102; the protein is MSFIFLNSIYQRLSLRLPLLFYAATWTTLLTIIVAVASFSPELAFVSAITPSSSFSQACHDRGSVRIPLDLPLEVFCFPTEVFQRSKMDLLVPPIFAATIVAVSAYVVKALALWEVDGENNQF